In one Nostoc sp. KVJ3 genomic region, the following are encoded:
- a CDS encoding tetratricopeptide repeat protein — MSAESLEIAETFYQTGKIAFENGRYREAVENLEKASALLARNSRFGGEVEISLVTAYEAAGRTDDAIALCERLKRHPYIETSKQARQMVYILKAPKLKRPNEWMTQIPDLGTLQENELKISVAAKPTKSSVQQKPKSTEPEFVDLSQVNTRDNRFIWVALIAIGLTISYLLWLNFSGTPG, encoded by the coding sequence GTGAGTGCAGAAAGTTTAGAAATTGCTGAAACCTTCTACCAGACTGGGAAAATTGCCTTTGAAAATGGGCGATACCGCGAAGCCGTAGAAAATTTAGAAAAGGCCAGCGCCCTATTAGCTCGTAATTCTCGCTTTGGGGGTGAAGTAGAAATTTCTCTGGTGACAGCTTATGAAGCGGCTGGACGTACGGATGATGCGATCGCTCTTTGCGAAAGACTCAAACGCCATCCCTATATTGAAACCAGCAAACAAGCCAGGCAGATGGTTTACATCTTAAAAGCACCAAAGCTGAAAAGACCTAATGAATGGATGACCCAAATCCCTGATTTGGGTACATTACAAGAGAATGAACTCAAAATTTCTGTAGCAGCTAAACCTACTAAATCTTCTGTGCAGCAGAAGCCAAAATCTACAGAGCCAGAATTTGTTGACCTCAGTCAGGTCAATACCAGAGATAATCGCTTTATCTGGGTGGCGCTAATTGCAATTGGTTTAACCATCTCATACTTGCTTTGGTTGAATTTTTCAGGAACCCCTGGCTGA
- a CDS encoding DUF3153 domain-containing protein: MVSNSSIFGKIFLWFIRPFSFVLTLNGRNRMNRVFPMRNFILWLVLLTSLLLTGCVKYDVGLNFDNSNSGELVQHIKLGERLTSFSGDSVYEWLNTIERRARQLEGKTQRVSQEEIIVTIPFSSGTELQEKFNEFFNSRTTNQPSESVQSESNSALPKIESNVLLEENYFFLLVRNRLIYDLDLRSLSLIASKGNVIANAGSILDLEFSLKTPWGAKNIQQTETAIEPEKNGNQLVWKLQPGQLNHIEAVFWLPSPLGIGALLIILFVWGGFYLRYNFMPDPKIQFPPKTAAIQEQ; encoded by the coding sequence ATGGTTTCAAATTCTTCAATTTTCGGAAAGATTTTCTTGTGGTTCATCAGACCATTTAGTTTTGTATTGACACTGAATGGTCGAAATCGAATGAACCGCGTCTTTCCCATGCGAAATTTTATTTTGTGGCTAGTACTGTTAACATCTCTGTTACTGACTGGCTGTGTTAAGTACGATGTGGGGCTTAACTTTGACAATTCAAACAGTGGCGAATTAGTACAGCATATTAAATTGGGAGAGCGGCTAACCAGTTTTAGCGGTGATTCTGTGTACGAATGGTTAAATACCATAGAACGCCGTGCCCGTCAACTAGAAGGTAAAACGCAGCGAGTTTCCCAAGAAGAAATCATCGTCACAATTCCTTTTAGTAGTGGGACAGAATTGCAAGAGAAGTTCAACGAGTTTTTTAATTCCCGTACAACAAATCAACCCTCTGAGTCTGTGCAGAGTGAATCTAACTCAGCACTGCCGAAAATTGAATCAAATGTGCTTTTGGAAGAGAATTATTTTTTCCTTTTAGTCCGAAATCGGTTGATTTACGATTTGGATTTGCGATCGCTCTCTCTAATTGCCAGTAAAGGTAACGTTATAGCTAATGCTGGCTCAATTCTCGACTTGGAATTTAGTTTGAAGACTCCTTGGGGAGCCAAAAACATTCAACAAACTGAAACTGCTATTGAGCCAGAAAAAAATGGCAATCAATTAGTGTGGAAACTCCAACCTGGTCAGTTAAACCACATCGAAGCTGTTTTCTGGCTTCCCAGTCCCCTTGGTATTGGTGCGTTGTTAATTATCCTATTTGTCTGGGGAGGATTTTACTTGAGATACAATTTTATGCCAGATCCCAAAATTCAGTTTCCTCCCAAAACAGCAGCTATCCAAGAACAGTAG
- a CDS encoding acyltransferase family protein, whose translation MEKSLTSSPGANPKASSGVNAHSKMYIPSLDGIRTIAFLIVFLSHAGLAKVFPGSFGVTIFFFLSGYLITTLLRLEYDRYENIDLKFFYLRRILRIWPSFYLVLGLGAGLTLLELLPGKIIPAAFIAQFLHYTNYYGIFFGGGMAAGSWVYWSLAVEEHFYLLFPLFYLLLRKLRITPRMQMLIFWGLCLAVLLWRCVLFYGFSVSEGRILCSTDTRVDSILFGCALAVSGNPILDTQDYSNKLWKYFFLPLGIIVILLTCLSRSFEFRQTIRFTIQGIALYPIFITAIRFPNWGFFTVLNLKWVRFVGILSYSLYLVHYSVLFLIWKYFPQLDKVFQAGIGLLISFTLAYLIYQFIEFPFGRLRKKFSRA comes from the coding sequence GTGGAAAAATCCTTAACATCTTCGCCTGGAGCTAACCCAAAGGCTTCCTCTGGTGTAAATGCACACTCAAAAATGTACATACCATCCCTCGATGGAATAAGAACTATTGCTTTTTTAATTGTTTTTTTATCCCATGCAGGACTTGCAAAGGTTTTTCCTGGAAGTTTCGGTGTAACAATATTTTTCTTTCTCAGTGGTTATTTAATTACAACTCTTCTCAGGCTAGAGTACGATCGCTATGAGAACATTGATCTTAAGTTCTTCTATCTAAGACGAATCCTACGTATTTGGCCTTCATTCTATTTAGTTTTGGGGTTAGGAGCTGGCTTAACACTCTTAGAATTACTTCCGGGAAAAATTATCCCAGCAGCCTTTATAGCTCAATTTTTACACTATACCAATTACTATGGAATTTTTTTTGGTGGTGGAATGGCTGCCGGCAGTTGGGTATATTGGTCTCTGGCTGTAGAAGAACACTTCTATTTGCTTTTTCCACTCTTTTATCTACTTCTACGTAAACTACGTATTACCCCACGCATGCAAATGCTAATTTTTTGGGGATTATGTTTAGCTGTCTTACTTTGGCGGTGTGTTCTATTTTATGGCTTTTCAGTATCTGAAGGACGTATACTTTGTTCAACAGATACACGGGTAGATAGTATTCTCTTTGGTTGTGCATTGGCAGTCAGTGGTAATCCAATACTGGATACACAAGATTACTCTAACAAACTCTGGAAGTATTTCTTTTTGCCTTTAGGAATAATTGTGATTCTTTTGACATGTCTATCTCGCTCATTTGAGTTTCGACAAACTATTCGTTTTACTATCCAAGGAATTGCCTTATACCCAATCTTTATTACCGCTATTCGCTTTCCCAATTGGGGATTCTTCACAGTGCTAAATTTAAAGTGGGTGCGCTTTGTTGGTATACTTTCCTATTCACTATACCTTGTCCATTACAGTGTACTTTTCCTTATTTGGAAGTATTTCCCACAATTGGATAAAGTTTTTCAAGCAGGAATTGGTCTATTAATTTCTTTTACATTAGCCTATCTAATTTATCAGTTTATAGAGTTTCCATTTGGACGGCTACGCAAAAAGTTTTCACGAGCATAA
- a CDS encoding MgtC/SapB family protein — translation MPNTYYLATDDWLNITFRLCIALLIGAFIGLERQIHRKPAGLRTHILVSLGSSMFTLVIMQTGGLQSSHDALSRVIQGIAAGIGFLGAGEIVRQSSQESQRPEIHGLTSAAAIWVSAALGIAAGCGLWQLGLIGALITFLVLNVFKRLEKHQNN, via the coding sequence TTGCCAAATACTTACTACCTTGCAACTGATGATTGGCTGAATATCACCTTCAGGCTATGCATTGCCTTGCTGATTGGAGCATTTATCGGCTTAGAACGCCAAATTCATCGCAAACCAGCTGGTTTAAGAACTCACATCCTCGTGAGTTTAGGCTCATCTATGTTTACTCTCGTAATTATGCAAACAGGTGGCTTACAGTCTAGTCATGATGCACTTAGCCGCGTCATTCAGGGAATTGCAGCCGGTATAGGATTTCTCGGTGCTGGAGAAATTGTGCGTCAATCTTCTCAAGAATCACAGCGACCTGAAATTCACGGACTCACATCAGCGGCGGCTATTTGGGTTTCGGCTGCATTGGGAATTGCTGCTGGCTGTGGTTTGTGGCAGTTAGGATTAATCGGTGCTTTGATAACTTTTTTAGTTCTCAACGTTTTTAAAAGGTTAGAAAAACATCAAAATAATTGA
- a CDS encoding putative PEP-binding protein produces the protein MDKLYWLDQIKLQDRTKVGDKAFYLSRIMQRGYPVVPGFVVSAEILRRFLENLNSSESLVADLPHSSLHLDVANWRQLQQVAGRLRQEILTATVPQEWVSKIFQAAREWQTGCLILRPTLAVSPATPSMKNISGLLESVFCQCEPEAIAWGLKRTWSQIFRARSLLYWQRAGIDLQQINLAVLVQPVENAIASGLLKANSSGWEIEATWGLGLAIAQGEVQPDVYYIQQATGVVLEQQLGNKMLAYGVNDAAPETFSPPIPNSVITADHTCLNTYVLQEAQQKQYALQDEYLQQIIALGTQLVSELGKIFTIKWTIAQQTTSSKLYITQISSPQSVIPHGQFIRGLGAAGGRVVANALVIINSQQKPEQIPKGVILVVPTITPDWLPLLHQVAGIITEQGGLTSHAAILARELSIVAVVNATSATTLIQTGERLLLDGDRGEIYRIKGNSKEEMERVREQESGRLGEVNFLSPDYPNPKAPYFPITSHLPMIATQLLVNLSQASLIEQVQSFPVDGVGLLRSELMVLNILSGQHPNSWILGGRQAELLELWSEQIMQFARAFAPRPVFYRSLDWRSQDLPSLSDSLESSPQSMLGERGTFSYLRNPAVFELELQALANVQQAGYSNVNLLLPFVRTVEEFVFCRRKVEQAFLTEVSQFQLWMMAEVPSVLFLLPEYVKAGAAGISIGTNDLTQLLLGVDREQGQLAKVFNERHPAVMSAIAQLIQMAKSAGIPCSICGQAPALYPEIIDKLVEWGITSISVEPEAVERTYQAIARAEQRIILAAARRQLY, from the coding sequence GTGGATAAACTCTACTGGCTAGACCAAATTAAACTACAAGACCGCACTAAAGTAGGAGACAAAGCGTTTTACTTGAGCAGAATCATGCAGCGAGGGTATCCGGTAGTGCCTGGTTTTGTGGTTTCAGCAGAAATTTTGCGGCGATTTCTCGAAAATCTCAATAGTTCAGAGTCATTGGTGGCTGATTTACCCCATTCTTCCTTACACCTAGATGTCGCTAATTGGCGACAACTTCAGCAGGTAGCTGGTCGCTTGCGCCAAGAAATTCTCACTGCGACTGTGCCACAGGAGTGGGTGAGTAAAATTTTCCAAGCAGCTAGAGAATGGCAAACTGGCTGTTTAATTCTTCGCCCGACTTTGGCAGTATCACCTGCTACCCCAAGTATGAAGAATATATCTGGTTTGCTGGAGTCGGTGTTTTGCCAGTGCGAACCAGAAGCGATCGCTTGGGGATTAAAGCGCACTTGGAGCCAGATATTTCGGGCCCGAAGTCTCCTATATTGGCAGCGAGCAGGAATTGATCTACAACAAATAAATTTAGCAGTTTTAGTGCAACCTGTTGAGAATGCGATCGCCAGTGGTTTGCTTAAAGCCAACTCCTCTGGGTGGGAAATTGAAGCTACTTGGGGATTAGGATTAGCGATCGCTCAAGGCGAAGTCCAGCCAGATGTTTACTACATTCAACAGGCAACGGGGGTTGTGCTTGAGCAACAGTTGGGTAATAAAATGCTGGCTTATGGGGTGAATGATGCAGCACCGGAAACTTTTTCGCCACCCATACCAAACTCAGTGATAACGGCAGATCATACTTGTCTAAATACCTACGTACTTCAAGAAGCTCAACAAAAACAGTATGCTTTACAAGATGAATACTTACAACAAATAATTGCTTTAGGAACTCAACTGGTAAGTGAACTAGGTAAAATCTTTACCATTAAATGGACTATTGCTCAACAAACCACATCTAGCAAGCTCTACATCACACAAATTAGTTCTCCCCAATCTGTAATTCCCCACGGACAATTCATTAGGGGATTAGGAGCAGCCGGAGGACGTGTAGTAGCCAATGCCCTGGTAATTATTAATTCGCAGCAGAAACCCGAACAAATACCCAAGGGAGTGATTTTAGTAGTACCAACAATTACTCCTGATTGGCTACCATTACTGCACCAAGTGGCTGGTATCATCACAGAACAAGGCGGATTAACCAGCCATGCTGCAATTCTTGCTAGAGAATTAAGTATCGTAGCAGTAGTAAACGCAACATCTGCCACAACCTTAATCCAAACTGGTGAACGACTGCTACTTGATGGCGATAGAGGAGAAATTTATCGCATCAAAGGCAACTCAAAGGAGGAGATGGAAAGAGTTAGAGAGCAGGAAAGTGGGAGACTGGGAGAAGTAAATTTTCTTTCCCCAGATTACCCCAATCCGAAAGCGCCCTATTTTCCTATTACTTCTCATCTACCCATGATTGCTACCCAACTCCTGGTTAACTTGAGTCAGGCCAGTTTAATAGAACAAGTGCAAAGCTTCCCTGTGGATGGGGTGGGATTGTTGCGCTCAGAATTGATGGTACTAAATATATTGTCTGGGCAACATCCCAATAGTTGGATTTTAGGCGGTCGTCAAGCAGAATTATTAGAGCTATGGTCTGAGCAGATTATGCAGTTTGCCCGTGCTTTTGCACCAAGACCGGTTTTTTATCGTTCTTTAGATTGGCGATCGCAGGATTTACCATCGTTGAGTGATAGTTTAGAATCTTCGCCGCAGTCGATGTTAGGTGAACGTGGGACTTTCAGCTATTTGCGAAATCCCGCAGTATTTGAGTTAGAACTACAAGCTTTAGCAAATGTACAGCAAGCTGGTTACAGCAATGTCAACCTCTTGTTGCCCTTTGTGCGGACTGTGGAAGAATTTGTCTTTTGTCGTCGCAAAGTTGAGCAAGCTTTTTTAACTGAAGTATCGCAGTTTCAATTGTGGATGATGGCAGAAGTGCCAAGCGTACTGTTTTTATTGCCAGAATATGTAAAAGCAGGTGCAGCCGGAATTTCTATTGGTACAAACGACCTAACTCAATTATTGCTGGGAGTGGATCGAGAACAAGGACAGCTAGCAAAAGTATTTAACGAACGCCATCCCGCAGTTATGAGTGCGATCGCTCAACTCATCCAAATGGCTAAAAGTGCCGGCATCCCTTGTTCAATCTGCGGTCAAGCACCAGCCCTCTATCCAGAAATCATTGATAAATTAGTAGAATGGGGCATAACTTCCATTTCTGTTGAACCGGAAGCAGTTGAGCGAACATATCAGGCGATCGCTCGTGCTGAACAACGAATAATTTTAGCAGCTGCCCGTCGTCAACTTTATTAA
- a CDS encoding DUF1361 domain-containing protein: protein MKEELIARVIQVLQINMSWMTWNLFLAFIPLALSIWLFRTKRGGSWLWWLGFLVFYAFLPNAPYLLTDVIHLIDDIRKIQSVWMITLVLIPLYLLVIIGGFEAYVISLINWGHYLHRMGKSQWIWRFELITHFLCAVGVYWGRFLRFNSWDFITQPDAVLTKGVEEILGKQPLVIIAITFVILIGLYWIMKRVTLSFVRQPKNTYPIEAQSTDTNTSNPG from the coding sequence ATGAAAGAAGAATTGATAGCCAGAGTTATACAGGTATTACAAATTAATATGAGTTGGATGACTTGGAATTTATTTCTAGCTTTTATACCTTTGGCTTTGAGTATATGGTTATTTCGCACGAAGCGCGGTGGCTCTTGGCTTTGGTGGCTAGGATTCTTAGTTTTCTACGCTTTCTTACCAAATGCACCATATTTATTGACTGATGTAATTCATTTGATAGATGATATCCGCAAAATCCAATCAGTGTGGATGATTACATTGGTACTAATTCCTCTGTATTTGCTAGTAATTATAGGTGGATTTGAAGCTTATGTAATATCGTTAATTAATTGGGGTCACTACTTACATCGGATGGGCAAGAGCCAATGGATTTGGCGATTTGAGTTGATTACCCATTTTCTGTGTGCCGTTGGTGTTTATTGGGGGCGATTTTTACGTTTCAACAGTTGGGATTTTATTACTCAACCCGATGCTGTACTGACCAAAGGTGTTGAAGAAATTCTTGGTAAACAGCCATTAGTAATTATCGCTATCACTTTTGTAATTCTGATCGGACTATACTGGATTATGAAACGAGTGACTTTAAGTTTCGTTAGGCAACCCAAAAATACATATCCTATCGAGGCACAATCAACTGATACTAACACTTCCAACCCTGGATGA
- a CDS encoding NF041680 family putative transposase — translation MKRARLEEFRQAVYKYLGRAHDATFELTDAILLTRNVYCLAELSLSPVFRRKWPSIYEALQDSRPQRQKLMQLYIKQIPAEGRPLLAGDHTNWSRPDAVRLQERTYEHSGTSIAGNKPITIGQGYSTIAWIPENEGSWALPLRHERITSAESPIGKAIWQLKQVCKYLPTRPISVWDSEYGCAPFILKTANIPADILVRLRSNLCLWGEPKAYSGKGRPKKHGDKFKLNEPTTWNEATSVLEINDPKLGRVRVSLWKDLHFRQAATRPMLIIRVERLDAQGNMRVSKPLWLAWVGEEMPPLEEVWCLYLRRFTIDHWYRFLKQRLHWTVPNFGTPKQSERWSDLMPLMTWELWLARDIVTDNPLPWQKSLDKLTPGRVAQAIGGVFAAIGTPTSAPKPRGKSPGWQQGKKRHRKNRCPIVKKTVARPPKEPSVAV, via the coding sequence ATGAAACGTGCCAGATTAGAAGAATTCCGTCAAGCAGTCTACAAATATTTAGGCAGAGCACACGATGCAACTTTTGAGTTGACAGATGCCATATTGCTAACTAGAAATGTTTATTGCCTAGCAGAATTGTCCCTATCGCCAGTATTTAGAAGGAAGTGGCCAAGTATCTATGAGGCACTACAAGATAGTAGGCCACAGCGACAGAAATTGATGCAGCTATATATCAAACAAATCCCCGCAGAGGGACGACCATTGTTAGCAGGAGATCACACAAACTGGTCACGCCCAGATGCCGTCAGGTTGCAAGAGCGAACTTATGAGCATAGTGGCACATCCATAGCAGGAAATAAACCGATTACCATTGGTCAAGGATATAGCACAATTGCCTGGATACCTGAAAATGAGGGAAGTTGGGCATTACCATTAAGACATGAACGGATCACAAGTGCCGAAAGTCCTATTGGGAAAGCAATTTGGCAACTCAAACAGGTGTGTAAATATTTGCCTACCAGACCGATTTCAGTTTGGGATAGTGAATATGGTTGTGCGCCTTTTATCTTAAAAACTGCGAATATTCCAGCAGATATTCTCGTTCGGTTGCGTTCAAATCTGTGTTTATGGGGTGAACCAAAAGCTTATTCGGGAAAGGGGCGACCTAAAAAGCATGGTGATAAATTTAAACTGAATGAGCCCACAACATGGAATGAAGCAACATCTGTATTAGAAATAAATGACCCAAAATTAGGACGTGTGCGTGTGAGCTTGTGGAAAGATTTACACTTCCGTCAGGCTGCTACACGTCCAATGTTAATCATCAGAGTTGAACGTCTGGACGCGCAAGGTAACATGAGAGTGTCCAAACCTTTGTGGTTGGCTTGGGTAGGAGAAGAAATGCCACCCTTAGAAGAAGTTTGGTGTCTTTACTTGCGTCGCTTTACCATTGACCACTGGTATCGCTTTTTGAAGCAGCGTCTACATTGGACTGTACCAAACTTTGGTACTCCTAAGCAAAGTGAACGGTGGAGTGACCTCATGCCTCTGATGACTTGGGAATTGTGGTTAGCCCGCGATATCGTTACTGACAATCCTTTACCTTGGCAGAAGTCTCTAGATAAATTGACCCCTGGAAGAGTTGCTCAAGCTATAGGTGGAGTTTTTGCGGCCATTGGTACTCCCACCTCTGCACCCAAACCTCGCGGAAAGTCTCCCGGTTGGCAACAAGGAAAGAAGCGTCACCGTAAAAACCGATGTCCCATTGTTAAAAAAACAGTAGCACGACCACCTAAAGAACCATCTGTTGCTGTTTAA
- a CDS encoding iron uptake porin, with protein MSDISLLMASVLATAPISAFNLPEQPVITTDNLVQQSTQENLSEVVSPAEITPPEFVQPNITNSSAIKNKYENILKKSRGKIQFISSLNLPELKNTQPATEVAQNQENTEELSLSPQSPDSDNQMSQVTSVSQLQDVQPSDWAFGALQSLIERYGCIAGYTDGTYSGKHTISRYEFAAGLNACLEKINEAMPTAGYAYANNKINPVNNEDLILLQRLQGQFKGELQQLQQHIDTIEHRTTELQANQFSTTTRLFGQAIFSVQGTNSPDVDLFPRDRIPERQGKTNLTFTSSAQLTLATSFTGRDLLLTGLSAGNLGSNASLLSTNMGRLGFESNTDNNLFISDLSYRFLVSDNLGIVVGTAGVNPINTFRGISPLEGSSDGAISLFGQRNPILSIGNGTGGIGFDWQISDRISLQGVYSAEIPNFPGNSNQAGLFGGRFTAGAQLSLAPTNNIDIGVHYLYSHSPDGLLGSGIGDSQLISPFAEATAFNTQAIGATATWRINPNLQLGGWGGFTSSKPLNLSGSVETTNWMVFAAFPNLLRPGNLGGVLVGQPPKITSSTLPNGFNFPNFSDGGTAGGRSDTSIHVELFYRAQLSDNIALTPGLFVIFNPDHNAANNALVVGALRATFRF; from the coding sequence ATGAGTGATATTAGTCTACTGATGGCGAGTGTGCTAGCAACAGCGCCAATCTCTGCGTTTAATTTACCAGAACAGCCTGTAATCACGACAGATAATCTGGTACAGCAGTCAACACAAGAAAATTTATCTGAAGTTGTCTCACCTGCTGAAATTACACCGCCTGAATTTGTACAGCCAAATATAACTAACTCGTCGGCTATAAAGAATAAGTACGAAAATATACTTAAAAAAAGTAGAGGAAAAATTCAATTTATTAGTTCTCTTAACTTACCCGAATTAAAAAATACTCAACCTGCAACAGAAGTTGCACAGAACCAAGAAAACACAGAAGAATTGTCTTTATCTCCCCAGTCTCCAGACTCAGACAACCAAATGTCTCAAGTCACCTCAGTATCGCAACTCCAAGATGTGCAACCCTCTGACTGGGCTTTTGGTGCTTTGCAGTCTTTGATAGAGCGCTATGGCTGCATTGCGGGATATACTGATGGGACTTATTCGGGTAAACATACCATTAGTCGTTATGAATTTGCGGCTGGTTTAAATGCTTGTTTGGAGAAGATTAACGAAGCGATGCCTACGGCGGGCTACGCCTACGCAAATAATAAAATTAATCCTGTTAATAATGAAGATTTAATCCTGCTGCAAAGGTTGCAAGGTCAATTCAAAGGAGAATTGCAGCAATTACAGCAGCATATTGATACTATCGAACATCGAACTACTGAATTACAAGCTAATCAGTTTTCTACAACCACCAGATTATTTGGTCAAGCCATTTTTAGCGTGCAGGGAACTAATAGCCCTGATGTGGATTTATTTCCTAGAGATAGAATACCTGAACGCCAGGGGAAAACCAATTTGACTTTCACCAGTAGCGCCCAATTAACCTTAGCAACTTCATTTACAGGGCGAGATTTGCTCCTAACAGGGCTATCTGCCGGTAATTTGGGTTCTAATGCATCATTGCTATCTACCAATATGGGGCGGTTGGGTTTCGAGTCAAATACAGACAACAATCTATTTATTAGCGACTTATCTTATCGATTTCTCGTCTCGGATAACTTGGGAATTGTCGTTGGAACGGCAGGAGTCAACCCAATCAACACCTTTCGCGGTATTAGTCCTTTAGAAGGTTCTAGCGACGGCGCAATTTCTCTATTTGGTCAGAGGAACCCAATTTTAAGCATTGGTAACGGCACTGGTGGTATAGGCTTTGACTGGCAAATTAGCGATCGCATCAGTTTGCAAGGCGTTTATAGTGCCGAAATTCCTAATTTTCCTGGCAACAGCAACCAGGCGGGACTATTTGGCGGTAGATTTACTGCTGGCGCTCAGTTAAGTTTAGCACCCACCAATAATATCGATATCGGCGTGCATTATCTTTATTCTCACTCCCCAGATGGTTTACTGGGAAGTGGTATTGGCGACTCTCAACTAATTTCGCCTTTTGCAGAGGCAACAGCTTTCAATACCCAAGCCATTGGCGCTACTGCTACTTGGCGAATCAATCCTAACTTGCAATTAGGCGGTTGGGGTGGTTTTACTTCTTCCAAACCATTAAACCTTTCTGGAAGCGTAGAAACTACAAACTGGATGGTGTTCGCAGCCTTTCCCAATTTGCTGCGTCCGGGAAATTTAGGGGGCGTTCTCGTTGGACAGCCACCCAAAATTACTTCGAGTACCTTACCCAATGGCTTTAATTTTCCCAACTTTTCTGATGGGGGAACAGCTGGCGGACGTAGTGACACATCAATTCACGTAGAACTTTTTTACCGCGCCCAGTTGAGCGATAATATCGCCTTGACTCCGGGCTTATTCGTTATTTTCAATCCCGATCACAATGCTGCTAACAATGCATTAGTTGTTGGAGCATTAAGAGCAACTTTCCGGTTTTAA
- a CDS encoding glycosyltransferase, with the protein MKTNSSNSLLTVPTGPLKISELPPNYLGTSSESTYLSLVIPTYKERDNIKNVVSILSRLLDESIPGRYELIVVDDDSPDRTWEIAQSLTTEYPQLRVMRRQQERGLSSAVIRGWQAATGDVLGVIDGDLQHPPEVLMQLSRSVEQGADLAVASRHVDGGGVSSWSVVRRFLSRGAQLLGLVILPGVLSRVSDPMSGYFMVRRSAIANATLNPVGYKILLEVIGRGNIDRVAEVGYVFCERKEGESKVTWKQYIDYIHHLVRLRLSTGRVGRLSRKVNFPVGRFLRFGLVGLSGVFIDMTLLYLLSDPTTLAWPLTRSKIIAGEIAILNNFFWNDAWTFADVSARQQEWHQRLKRFGKFNAICLAGLVLNVLVLNLVFNFLIPNRYIANFIAIAVATVWNFWINLKLSWRVTDVK; encoded by the coding sequence ATGAAGACAAACTCATCCAATTCGCTGCTAACAGTACCAACTGGCCCCCTAAAGATTTCAGAGTTACCCCCTAACTATCTGGGTACAAGTAGTGAATCTACTTATCTTTCTCTAGTAATTCCTACTTATAAAGAGCGTGACAACATTAAAAATGTGGTCAGTATATTGAGCAGGTTACTAGATGAATCTATTCCGGGAAGGTATGAATTGATTGTGGTAGATGATGATAGCCCTGATCGAACTTGGGAAATAGCACAATCCTTGACGACAGAATATCCTCAATTGCGAGTGATGCGACGGCAACAGGAACGGGGACTCTCCTCAGCAGTGATTCGGGGATGGCAAGCAGCCACAGGGGATGTATTGGGGGTAATTGATGGAGATTTGCAGCATCCTCCAGAGGTGCTAATGCAATTGTCGCGTAGTGTTGAGCAAGGAGCAGATTTAGCAGTAGCCAGCCGTCACGTCGATGGAGGTGGTGTTAGTAGCTGGAGTGTTGTTAGGCGTTTCTTGTCTCGTGGCGCTCAGTTGTTAGGTTTGGTGATCTTACCGGGGGTACTGAGCAGAGTTTCTGATCCCATGAGTGGTTATTTCATGGTGCGCCGGAGTGCGATCGCAAATGCAACACTCAATCCAGTTGGATACAAAATTCTTTTAGAAGTAATTGGGCGGGGAAACATAGATCGAGTTGCTGAAGTTGGATATGTGTTCTGCGAACGCAAAGAGGGTGAGAGCAAAGTTACATGGAAACAATACATAGATTACATCCATCACCTAGTCCGATTGCGACTTTCTACAGGGCGGGTAGGACGATTAAGTAGAAAAGTCAATTTTCCGGTTGGTCGATTCCTCCGCTTTGGGTTGGTTGGCTTGAGTGGGGTATTTATAGATATGACATTACTTTACTTACTTAGCGATCCGACGACCTTGGCTTGGCCATTGACACGCAGCAAAATTATTGCTGGTGAGATTGCGATTTTAAATAATTTCTTCTGGAATGACGCTTGGACATTTGCTGATGTCAGCGCCAGACAGCAAGAATGGCATCAACGCCTGAAGCGGTTTGGTAAATTTAACGCTATTTGCCTTGCTGGATTGGTATTGAATGTACTGGTATTAAATTTGGTATTCAATTTTCTTATTCCTAACCGTTATATTGCCAACTTTATTGCGATCGCAGTTGCGACAGTCTGGAATTTCTGGATTAATTTGAAACTTAGCTGGCGCGTCACCGACGTGAAATAA